acttaatgatattttatgCCTCAAACTAAattgaactttattaatattttagttaGGGATTTTTAAtgttctttcaatttttaagtTCAGGACATTTTCTCATGAAGGAGAAAACTTCTCATTCTCAAGCATGGTTTATCTATTCATGGGTTCCAAATGTCATTGTTGCTAAGAAGTAAGAAAACAGAAAATCCACCTCAAGCATTAGCGAAAGAAGCAATTGTTGATGAGAGATATGAGTTATCTCTTTTTTTAAtcatcttattttaattatcatttgATTGTGATATTATATTTCTATTGcaagtttttattttgataatgaTTAAAAGTTTCGTAACATTGTTGATAGTGACATGTGTTAAGAGACAAGGCTTGGTGATATTTCTTATCTCTTTCACCTTGTCTTAGTGTTGTTTATTACTTGtgaatgttatattttacttttgtttCTGAGTATATATATGTACTATGTAGTGTAATTTGTATTGAGAGTTTTGATTTGTTCTAgtgatgcatatatatatatatatatatatatatatatatatatatatatatatatatatatatagtcaataAGTTAATGTCTTTAACTAATGTCCTTGATTGTTTTACATTCTATTCGTCGCTAAGCACTTCATTCGGttgttataattataaaataaagcttgattttattttattttttatgatctTCATCTTAATTAGCatttattgaattgaataatgCTGGGAAAGGTTCTTTAGAAcagtatttaatttaataaatttagagcgtaattttttttttaaaattttctataCTTTTTAAGTCGGGTGAATGATAACCGATCTAATAAGTTATTTCTTAGGTCGGTTCAAAATCCGTGTTAACAACTCAATACTTCTTATGTCGGCTTTTCTTAAGTTGGACGCGGGACCGActtaaaatgtcattttaaaCCGACCTAAAAAGTGCTTTCTTAAGTCGGGTTAAAACCGACTTAACAAATCAAAACTTCTTATGTCTTTAACTGTTAAGACGGGTACGGAACCGACTTAAAAAGTCATTTTTAACTGACTTAAAAAGCGTTTTTTGTACTAGTGAAAATCcataaacaatattcatttttaaaCGGAGAGAATACATAATCAATTTGTAACTAACGCGATTATACTAATctttaaaataattcaaaatagcATAGTAGTCCCTTATTCACCGATATTtaagaataattaaaaaaaaaatcttgttaaAAAGTGTTCCTAGGACACTATTTAAGTACTCCGTATTTCATTTAAAGAAACTATATTTATTCATGgtgaaatattttaattttcaatgtgttgactttatatatttttataaaaatttcacaaaaactTACTACTATTTAatatgcttaaagagtgccctgAGACACTTGTTAgaaattttccttaaaaaaaaaaaagaaagaatgttGGCAGCAATACTCAATATTTAAGGATGCTTCTATCTTACCTTAGCGTATGTCTCCCTTTAcctatttattttttccttgggcaaaataaataaatatttgtgaCTTTCCTTtgttttgaaacacaaaatcacaTATTTATAACCTTTGCTTGTGCTTCCTAACTCTACAATCTAGAACACTACACCTTTTGCTTTGTCAAAAACCTTGTCTTCACTTTGGAATATCACTTTCCAATTTTTGAACCCCATAGCATATAGCAAAGCATCTTAATTAAGTTCAAAGATGGAGCTAGCTTTGAGCTTAGGAGACACACCAAAAccattttctttgtttgaaaatCCCAACAAAGGTTTCTCCACAGTACTTGAACAAGCTCAAAAATCCTTAGATGAAAAAAGAGGTTCATCAGATCCACCAATTCAGCTCAACCTTCTTCCTTCAACACCGGTTCATCCTTCTCCTCATCAAATTCCTTGGCTCAACCATGCACGTAAACACCTCTCTTTTCTcttgtattacttttttttttatagacaaatgttagtaattaagtttttttttttttttttacggcaGTGGGTGTGGAAACTGCGAGCGTGACAAATGCTAACCGATTCCGGTTGGCGTCCGTGGAAGATACTACGGACGAGGGAGCTGCAGTTTCATCCCCAAATAGCGCAGCGTCATCTTTTCGAATGGATTTCTCTATCATGAATGGTAATTGTGATGCTAGAAACAATAGCCATGAGGGGGGTGTCGATAGcgatgatgatgaaaatggaTCCACTAGGAAGAAACTCAGATTATCTAAAGAGCAATCGGCTTTTCTTGAAGAAACTTTCAAAGAACACACCACTCTCAATCCTGTAAGAACAACATTTCATGttatctcttttatttttgtgatatatatttgaatagattgttcaaaaaaataaaatttgaatagaattaaacttatcattttattgattaaatatttctatattgtgcaacaaatgaaaaaaaaaaaattcaattccaTCCCATCCCATTTACTCAAAATTGAGGGAGTAACACATCTTCCATTAATTTATTCAACATTCCTAAGATAAACACACCAAATATtagaattaataatatttttatttaattattctttAATCAATCTAAGCATATATTGTTACTtcttaattgttattttttaatatctcattaatcttaatatatttta
This genomic interval from Trifolium pratense cultivar HEN17-A07 linkage group LG6, ARS_RC_1.1, whole genome shotgun sequence contains the following:
- the LOC123889806 gene encoding homeobox-leucine zipper protein HAT14-like; the encoded protein is MELALSLGDTPKPFSLFENPNKGFSTVLEQAQKSLDEKRGSSDPPIQLNLLPSTPVHPSPHQIPWLNHALGVETASVTNANRFRLASVEDTTDEGAAVSSPNSAASSFRMDFSIMNGNCDARNNSHEGGVDSDDDENGSTRKKLRLSKEQSAFLEETFKEHTTLNPKQKLALAKQLNLRPRQVEVWFQNRRARTKLKQTEVDCEYLKKCCETLTEENRRLQKELQELRALKTSQPFYMQLPATTLTMCPSCERVATNTTGAAATKNTASIIADGRHQN